A stretch of the Streptococcus oralis genome encodes the following:
- a CDS encoding rhomboid family intramembrane serine protease, with product MKEIFDKRYPVTSFFLLVTALVFLLMLVLTGLNFERADTLLQFGAMYGPIIRLFPEQIWRLFSAIFVHIGWEHFIVNMISLYFLGRQVEEIFGSKQFFFIYLLSGMMGNLFVFAFTPKVLAAGASTSLYGLFAAIIVLRYATRNPYIQQLGQSYLTLFVINIIGSILIPGISLAGHIGGGVGGAFLAVIFPVKWERRMYSTSQRIGATVLFIALAVFLCYKGMTYV from the coding sequence ATGAAGGAAATCTTTGATAAACGTTATCCTGTGACTAGTTTCTTCCTCCTAGTAACAGCTTTGGTATTTCTTTTGATGTTGGTTCTTACAGGTTTAAATTTTGAACGAGCAGATACCTTGCTTCAGTTTGGAGCCATGTATGGACCAATCATTCGTCTGTTCCCCGAGCAGATATGGCGCCTTTTTTCGGCTATATTTGTGCATATTGGATGGGAACATTTCATTGTCAATATGATTTCACTCTACTTTCTTGGACGACAGGTGGAGGAGATTTTCGGCTCTAAGCAGTTCTTCTTTATCTATCTCTTATCTGGAATGATGGGCAATCTCTTTGTTTTTGCTTTCACACCGAAAGTCCTAGCAGCAGGTGCCTCCACTTCTCTCTATGGATTATTTGCTGCGATTATCGTCTTGCGTTACGCAACTCGCAACCCCTATATCCAGCAGTTGGGGCAATCCTATCTGACACTTTTCGTGATCAATATCATTGGAAGTATTCTGATTCCAGGAATTAGCCTAGCAGGCCATATTGGTGGGGGAGTAGGCGGTGCCTTTCTAGCAGTTATTTTTCCAGTCAAATGGGAGAGAAGGATGTACAGTACTAGCCAGCGAATCGGGGCAACCGTACTTTTTATCGCACTAGCCGTTTTCCTTTGCTATAAGGGAATGACCTATGTGTAG
- the csn2 gene encoding type II-A CRISPR-associated protein Csn2 → MKINFPLLDEPLAIENATFLVLEDQFTFSTIVKQFYQYTDDGELKLFDRNLKAMKEAELLVITDVLGYNLNSPAMLKLIHADLENQLNDKPEVKSMIEKLVSTITELLAFECLENELDLEYDEITILELIDALGVKVETLSDTPFEKMLEIVQVFKYLSKKKLLVFINATAYLAKDELVNLIEYIQLNQLRVLFVEPRKVYDFPQYVLDQDYFLNPENMV, encoded by the coding sequence ATGAAGATTAATTTCCCATTATTGGATGAACCATTGGCTATTGAAAATGCAACCTTTTTAGTCCTGGAAGACCAGTTTACCTTTTCGACTATCGTCAAGCAGTTCTACCAGTACACTGATGATGGAGAGTTAAAGTTGTTTGATAGAAATCTAAAAGCTATGAAAGAGGCCGAGTTACTAGTGATAACGGATGTCTTAGGATACAATCTCAACTCACCCGCCATGCTCAAGTTGATACATGCAGATCTTGAAAATCAGCTCAATGACAAGCCCGAAGTCAAATCCATGATTGAAAAGCTGGTTTCTACGATTACAGAATTACTGGCATTTGAGTGCTTGGAAAACGAATTAGACCTAGAGTACGACGAAATCACCATTCTGGAGTTGATCGATGCTCTAGGGGTCAAAGTTGAAACTCTGAGTGATACACCTTTCGAAAAGATGCTAGAAATTGTCCAGGTTTTTAAATATCTTTCCAAAAAGAAACTCCTTGTCTTCATCAATGCGACCGCCTATCTAGCAAAGGATGAGTTAGTAAATCTGATAGAGTATATCCAACTCAATCAACTAAGGGTCTTATTTGTCGAACCTCGAAAAGTCTATGATTTTCCTCAATATGTGCTGGATCAAGACTATTTCTTGAACCCTGAAAATATGGTATAA
- the cas2 gene encoding CRISPR-associated endonuclease Cas2 — protein sequence MSYRYMRMILMFDMPVDTAEERKAYRKFRKFLIDEGFIMHQFSIYSKLLLNNSANNAMIERLKTHNPKKGNITLLTVTEKQFSRMIYLNGERNTSVANSDARLVFLGEEPGDED from the coding sequence ATGAGTTATCGATATATGCGTATGATTTTAATGTTTGATATGCCCGTTGATACCGCAGAGGAACGCAAGGCCTATCGGAAATTTCGCAAGTTCCTCATAGATGAAGGATTTATCATGCACCAATTCTCTATCTATAGCAAGCTCTTGCTCAACAACTCTGCTAATAACGCCATGATTGAGCGACTCAAGACTCATAATCCTAAAAAAGGAAACATTACTCTCTTAACCGTTACAGAAAAGCAGTTTTCTCGTATGATCTACTTAAATGGCGAGCGAAATACCAGCGTAGCAAACTCCGACGCACGTTTAGTTTTTCTAGGAGAGGAGCCTGGAGATGAAGATTAA
- the cas1 gene encoding type II CRISPR-associated endonuclease Cas1, producing MGWRTVVVNTHSKLSYKNNHLIFKDASRTELIHLSEVDILLLETTDVVLSTMLIKRLVDENILVIFCDDKRLPTAYLMPYYGRHDSSLQLSRQIAWNEDVKAEIWTTIIAQKILNQAFYLGSCGFLEKSQSVIDLYHGLDLFDPSNREGHAARIYFNTLFGNDFSREQDNDVNAALDYGYTLILSMFAREIVLSGCMTQFGLKHANQFNQFNLASDIMEPFRPIIDRIVYENRNSSFVKIKQELFTIFSDTFHYNGKDMYLSNIVSDYTKKVIQALNQPEKGVPEFRI from the coding sequence ATGGGATGGAGAACCGTTGTTGTCAATACACACTCTAAGCTCTCCTACAAGAACAATCACTTGATTTTTAAAGATGCCTCTCGGACAGAGTTGATTCACCTGTCCGAGGTGGACATCCTACTTTTAGAGACGACGGATGTCGTTCTCTCCACTATGCTGATTAAACGTTTGGTGGATGAAAATATTCTAGTCATCTTTTGTGATGACAAACGCTTGCCAACGGCATACTTAATGCCCTACTACGGTCGGCACGATTCCAGTTTGCAACTCTCTCGGCAAATTGCTTGGAATGAAGATGTAAAGGCGGAAATCTGGACAACCATCATTGCACAAAAAATTCTCAATCAGGCTTTTTATCTAGGGAGTTGTGGTTTTCTGGAAAAGAGCCAGTCAGTCATCGATCTCTATCATGGGTTGGATTTATTTGACCCTAGCAATCGTGAGGGTCATGCTGCTCGGATTTATTTTAACACTTTGTTTGGAAACGATTTTAGCCGTGAACAAGATAATGATGTCAATGCTGCCTTGGACTATGGTTACACCTTAATTTTGAGTATGTTTGCGCGTGAAATTGTCTTGTCTGGTTGTATGACTCAGTTTGGATTGAAACATGCTAATCAGTTTAATCAATTCAACCTCGCTAGCGATATTATGGAGCCTTTCCGTCCGATTATTGACAGAATCGTCTATGAAAATCGAAACAGTTCTTTTGTCAAAATCAAACAAGAACTTTTCACTATTTTCTCAGATACCTTCCACTACAATGGCAAAGATATGTACCTGTCCAATATCGTCAGTGACTATACTAAGAAAGTCATCCAGGCTCTCAATCAACCAGAGAAAGGAGTTCCTGAGTTTAGGATATGA
- the cas9 gene encoding type II CRISPR RNA-guided endonuclease Cas9 (Cas9, originally named Csn1, is the large, multifunctional signature protein of type II CRISPR/Cas systems. It is well known even to general audiences because its RNA-guided endonuclease activity has made it a popular tool for custom editing of eukaryotic genomes.), protein MSNKPYSIGLDIGTNSVGWAVITDDYKVPSKKMKVLGNTDKHFIKKNLIGALLFDEGTTAEDRRLKRTARRRYTRRKNRLRYLQEIFAEEMSKLDSGFFHRLDDSFLIPEDKRGSKYPIFATLAEEKEYHKQFPTIYHLRKQLAEANEKADLRLIYLALAHMIKYRGHFLIDDPKFKVQNNDIQGLFEKFVEEFDNVQETSFSKIKLNVTEILTAKIPKSEKQEQLLKNYPSEKKNTLFGNLIGLALGLTPNFKTNFSLENDAKLQISSESYEEDLGNLLVLIGENFIELFSAVKNLSDGILLAGIVSDESPHAPLSTKMVIRFKEHEEDLAALKQFIKNNLPEKYDEVFSDQSKDGYAGYIDGKTTQEAFYKYIKNLLSKFEGTDYFLDKIEREDFLRKQRTFDNGSIPHQIHLQEMNAILRQQGEYYPFLKDNKEKIEKILTFRIPYYVGPLASGNRDFAWLTRNSDQAIRPWNFEEIVDKASSAEDFINKMTNYDLYLPEEKVLPKHSLLYETFAVYNELTKVKFIAEGLRDYQFLDSGQKKDIFYALFKAEDKRKVTEKDIIHYLHNVDGYDGIELKGIEKQFNASLSTYHDLLKIIKDKEFMDDAKNEAILENIVHTLTIFEDREMIKQRLAQYDSLFDEKVIKALTRRHYTGWGKLSAKLINGIRDKKSGKTILDYLIDDGEINRNFMQLIHDDGLSFKEIIQKAQVIGKTNDVKQVVQELPGSPAIKKGILQSIKIVDELVKVMGHAPESIVIEMARENQTTARGKKNSQQRYKRIEDSLKILASGLDSNILKENPTDNNQLQNDRLFLYYLQNGKDMYTGEALDINQLSSYDIDHIIPQAFIKDDSLDNRVLTSSKDNRGKSDNVPSLEVVQKRKAFWQQLLDSKLISERKFNNLTKAERERDGLNELDKVGFIKRQLVETRQITKHVAQILDARFNKEVTEKDKKNRNVKIITLKSNLVSNFRKEFRLYKVREINDYHHAHDAYLNAVVAKAILKKYPKLEPEFVYGDYQKYDLKRYISRSKDPKEIEKATEKYFFYSNLLNFFKEEVHYADGTIVKRENIEYSKDTGEIAWNKEKDFATIKKVLSYPQVNIVKKTEEQTVGQNGGLFDNNIVSKKKVVDASKLIPIKSGLSPEKYGGYARPTIAYSVLVIADIEKGKTKKLKRIKEMVGITIQDKKKFEVNSIAYLEECGYKNINPNLIIKLPKYSLFEFNGGQRRLLASSIELQKGNELILPYHFTALLYHAQRINKFSEPIHKQYVEAHQNEFKELLTIIISLSKKYIQKPNVESLLRQAFEQADNDIYQLSESFISLLKLTSFGAPGAFKFLGVEISQSSVRYKPNSQFLDTTLIHQSITGLYETRIDLSKLGED, encoded by the coding sequence ATGAGCAATAAACCTTACTCTATCGGACTCGATATCGGAACTAACAGCGTCGGATGGGCCGTCATTACAGATGACTATAAGGTGCCATCGAAAAAGATGAAAGTTCTGGGTAATACTGATAAACACTTTATCAAGAAAAACCTCATCGGAGCTTTATTATTTGATGAAGGGACAACCGCTGAGGATAGACGCCTCAAACGAACTGCACGTCGTCGCTATACCCGTCGAAAAAATCGTCTTCGTTATCTTCAAGAAATCTTCGCTGAGGAAATGAGCAAGTTGGATAGTGGTTTCTTTCATCGATTGGATGACTCCTTTTTAATTCCTGAGGATAAAAGAGGGAGTAAATACCCTATTTTTGCTACCTTGGCAGAAGAAAAAGAATACCATAAGCAATTTCCAACTATCTATCATTTGAGAAAGCAACTGGCGGAGGCAAATGAAAAAGCAGATTTGCGTTTGATCTATCTAGCTCTTGCTCACATGATTAAATACCGCGGACATTTTTTGATTGATGATCCCAAGTTTAAAGTTCAAAATAATGACATACAAGGACTGTTTGAAAAATTCGTTGAAGAATTTGATAATGTTCAAGAAACCTCCTTTTCCAAAATCAAACTGAATGTCACAGAAATTCTAACTGCTAAAATCCCTAAGTCCGAAAAACAGGAACAACTTCTTAAGAACTACCCAAGTGAAAAGAAGAATACCTTATTTGGTAATTTAATTGGACTAGCTCTAGGATTGACACCTAATTTTAAAACAAATTTTAGCTTAGAGAACGATGCTAAATTACAAATATCATCGGAGAGCTATGAAGAAGATCTTGGAAATCTCCTTGTACTAATCGGAGAAAATTTCATCGAGCTCTTTTCTGCAGTGAAAAATCTAAGTGATGGTATCTTATTAGCAGGTATCGTTTCAGACGAATCACCACATGCGCCTTTATCAACAAAAATGGTCATACGATTCAAAGAACATGAAGAAGACTTGGCAGCTTTAAAACAATTCATCAAAAACAATCTTCCAGAAAAATATGATGAAGTTTTTTCTGACCAATCTAAAGATGGGTATGCTGGATATATCGATGGCAAGACCACACAAGAAGCATTTTACAAATATATCAAAAATCTTCTCTCTAAATTCGAAGGAACAGATTATTTCCTTGATAAAATCGAACGTGAAGATTTCTTGAGAAAACAACGCACTTTTGATAATGGTTCTATTCCTCATCAAATTCATCTTCAAGAAATGAATGCCATTCTCCGTCAGCAAGGAGAATATTATCCATTTCTGAAGGACAATAAAGAAAAGATAGAGAAAATCTTAACTTTCCGTATTCCTTACTACGTTGGCCCATTGGCTAGTGGCAATCGTGATTTTGCTTGGCTTACTCGAAATTCTGACCAAGCAATAAGACCTTGGAATTTTGAAGAAATTGTTGATAAAGCAAGCTCTGCGGAAGACTTCATCAATAAGATGACTAACTATGACTTGTATTTACCAGAGGAAAAAGTTTTGCCTAAGCACAGCCTGTTGTATGAAACATTTGCTGTCTATAATGAATTAACAAAAGTAAAATTTATTGCAGAGGGATTGAGAGACTATCAATTCCTTGATAGCGGGCAAAAGAAAGATATTTTTTATGCTCTTTTTAAGGCCGAGGATAAAAGAAAAGTAACTGAAAAAGACATCATTCATTATCTACACAATGTTGATGGCTACGATGGAATCGAACTAAAAGGAATTGAAAAACAATTTAACGCTAGTCTTTCTACTTATCATGATTTACTCAAAATTATCAAGGATAAGGAGTTTATGGATGATGCTAAAAATGAAGCAATTCTTGAAAATATCGTCCATACTCTCACAATCTTTGAAGACCGTGAGATGATTAAGCAACGCCTTGCTCAATATGACTCTCTCTTTGATGAAAAAGTAATCAAAGCACTAACTCGTCGACACTATACTGGTTGGGGAAAACTCTCTGCCAAGCTGATTAACGGTATCCGTGATAAAAAAAGCGGCAAAACGATTCTCGACTACTTGATTGATGACGGTGAAATCAATCGCAACTTTATGCAGTTAATCCATGATGACGGGCTTTCTTTCAAAGAAATTATCCAAAAAGCACAAGTGATTGGGAAGACAAATGATGTGAAACAAGTTGTCCAAGAACTCCCAGGAAGCCCTGCCATTAAAAAGGGAATTTTGCAAAGTATTAAGATTGTTGATGAACTTGTTAAGGTTATGGGCCATGCTCCCGAGTCCATTGTGATTGAAATGGCAAGAGAAAATCAGACTACTGCCAGAGGGAAAAAGAATTCCCAACAGAGATATAAGCGCATTGAAGATTCACTGAAAATATTAGCATCCGGGCTTGATTCAAATATATTAAAAGAAAATCCAACAGATAATAATCAACTTCAAAACGACCGCCTCTTCCTTTACTATCTCCAAAATGGGAAGGATATGTACACTGGAGAAGCTCTTGATATCAACCAACTGAGCAGCTATGACATTGACCACATCATCCCACAGGCCTTTATCAAGGATGATTCTCTTGATAACCGTGTCTTAACTAGTTCAAAGGATAATCGTGGGAAATCCGATAATGTTCCTAGCCTAGAAGTCGTTCAAAAAAGAAAAGCCTTTTGGCAACAATTATTGGATTCTAAATTGATTTCAGAACGTAAATTTAATAATCTAACCAAAGCAGAGCGAGAGCGAGACGGGCTAAATGAGCTTGATAAAGTTGGCTTTATCAAACGCCAGTTAGTTGAAACACGTCAAATCACAAAACATGTTGCACAGATTTTGGATGCCCGTTTCAATAAAGAAGTGACTGAGAAGGATAAGAAGAACCGTAATGTCAAAATCATCACTTTGAAATCCAACCTGGTTTCCAACTTCCGTAAAGAATTTAGGTTATACAAGGTGCGGGAGATCAATGACTACCACCACGCGCATGATGCCTATTTAAATGCAGTGGTTGCTAAGGCTATCCTTAAGAAATATCCTAAACTAGAACCTGAATTCGTCTATGGTGACTATCAAAAGTACGATCTTAAGAGATACATCTCAAGATCCAAAGACCCTAAAGAAATCGAAAAAGCAACTGAAAAGTATTTCTTCTACTCAAACTTGTTGAACTTCTTTAAAGAGGAAGTACATTACGCAGACGGAACCATCGTAAAAAGAGAGAATATCGAATACTCCAAAGACACTGGAGAAATAGCTTGGAATAAGGAAAAAGATTTCGCAACCATCAAAAAAGTACTTTCCTATCCTCAAGTGAATATTGTGAAGAAAACAGAAGAACAAACCGTTGGACAAAATGGCGGTCTGTTTGATAACAATATTGTGTCCAAGAAAAAAGTAGTTGACGCAAGTAAACTAATCCCTATCAAATCTGGTCTATCACCTGAAAAATATGGTGGCTATGCAAGACCTACAATCGCTTATTCAGTTCTTGTTATAGCAGATATTGAAAAAGGAAAGACCAAAAAATTAAAGAGAATCAAAGAGATGGTTGGAATAACCATTCAAGATAAAAAGAAATTTGAAGTAAATTCAATCGCCTACCTTGAAGAATGTGGATATAAAAATATCAATCCTAATCTTATTATAAAACTACCTAAGTATAGTCTCTTTGAGTTCAATGGTGGACAACGAAGATTATTAGCAAGCTCTATTGAGTTGCAAAAAGGTAACGAATTGATCTTACCTTACCATTTCACCGCTTTGCTTTACCACGCACAGCGAATTAATAAATTTAGTGAACCAATTCATAAACAGTATGTAGAAGCACATCAAAATGAATTTAAAGAATTACTAACAATAATCATTTCTTTATCTAAAAAATACATCCAAAAACCAAATGTTGAGTCATTATTACGCCAAGCATTTGAGCAAGCCGATAACGACATTTATCAGTTAAGCGAATCATTTATCTCGCTCTTGAAACTCACCTCATTTGGAGCTCCTGGAGCCTTTAAATTCCTTGGTGTTGAAATTAGTCAATCAAGTGTAAGATATAAGCCAAATTCACAATTTTTAGATACCACCCTCATCCACCAATCCATCACTGGTCTCTACGAGACTCGGATTGACTTAAGCAAACTAGGAGAAGACTAA
- the galU gene encoding UTP--glucose-1-phosphate uridylyltransferase GalU: protein MKQKVRKAVIPAAGLGTRFLPATKALAKEMLPIVDKPTIQFIVEEALKSGIEDILVVTGKSKRSIEDHFDSNFELEYNLKEKGKTDLLKLVDETTGMRLHFIRQTHPRGLGDAVLQAKAFVGNEPFVVMLGDDLMDITDEKAVPLTKQLMDDYERTHASTIAVMPVPHDEVSAYGVIAPQGEGKDGLYSVETFVEKPAPEDAPSDLAIIGRYLLTPEIFQILENQAPGAGNEIQLTDAIDTLNKTQRVFAREFKGARYDVGDKFGFMKTSIDYALKHPQVKNDLKDYLIQLGKELAEGE, encoded by the coding sequence ATGAAACAAAAAGTCAGAAAAGCAGTCATCCCTGCCGCTGGATTGGGAACTCGTTTCCTCCCAGCAACTAAGGCCTTGGCCAAGGAAATGTTGCCAATCGTAGACAAGCCAACTATCCAGTTTATCGTTGAAGAAGCCCTCAAATCTGGCATCGAAGATATCTTGGTTGTTACGGGTAAGTCAAAACGTTCTATCGAGGACCATTTCGACTCAAACTTTGAATTGGAATATAACCTCAAAGAAAAAGGGAAAACAGATCTTTTGAAGCTGGTTGATGAGACAACTGGCATGCGCCTGCATTTTATCCGTCAAACACATCCACGTGGTCTCGGAGATGCTGTCTTGCAAGCCAAAGCTTTCGTTGGAAATGAACCTTTTGTCGTTATGCTTGGCGATGACTTAATGGATATCACGGACGAAAAGGCTGTTCCGCTTACCAAACAACTCATGGATGACTACGAGCGTACCCACGCGTCTACTATCGCTGTCATGCCAGTCCCTCACGACGAAGTCTCTGCTTATGGGGTTATTGCTCCGCAAGGAGAAGGGAAAGACGGTCTTTACAGCGTTGAAACCTTCGTTGAAAAACCTGCGCCAGAGGATGCTCCTAGCGACCTTGCTATCATCGGACGCTACCTCCTCACACCTGAAATTTTCCAAATCCTCGAAAACCAAGCTCCAGGTGCAGGAAATGAAATTCAGCTGACAGATGCAATCGATACCCTCAATAAAACACAACGTGTATTTGCTCGTGAGTTCAAAGGGGCTCGTTACGATGTCGGAGACAAGTTTGGCTTTATGAAAACCTCCATTGACTACGCTCTCAAACACCCACAAGTCAAAAACGACTTGAAAGACTACCTCATCCAACTCGGAAAAGAGTTAGCTGAGGGGGAATAG
- a CDS encoding NAD(P)H-dependent glycerol-3-phosphate dehydrogenase encodes MKKQTIAVLGPGSWGTALSQVLNDNGHEVRIWGNISDQIDEINNQHTNKRYFKNILLDEKIKAYHDLEETLKDVDAVLFVVPTKVTRLVAQQVAKVLNHKVVIMHASKGLEPDSHKRLSTILEEEIPVDLRSEVVVVSGPSHAEETIVRDITLITAASKDLETAQYVQNLFSNHYFRLYTNTDVIGVETAGALKNIIAVGAGALHGLGFGDNAKAAIIARGLAEITRLGVALGANPLTYSGLSGVGDLIVTGTSVHSRNWRAGDALGRGESLADIEANMGMVIEGISTTRAAYELAQELGVYMPITQAIYRVIYEGVNIKEAITDIMSNEFKAENEWS; translated from the coding sequence ATGAAGAAACAAACCATCGCTGTCTTGGGTCCTGGTTCTTGGGGAACTGCCCTTTCGCAGGTCCTAAACGACAATGGACACGAAGTTCGAATTTGGGGAAATATTTCTGACCAAATTGATGAAATCAATAACCAACATACAAACAAACGCTACTTCAAAAATATCCTACTCGACGAAAAAATCAAAGCCTATCATGACTTGGAAGAAACATTAAAGGATGTGGATGCTGTTTTATTTGTAGTCCCAACAAAAGTAACAAGACTGGTTGCCCAACAAGTAGCAAAGGTGCTCAATCACAAGGTTGTCATCATGCATGCCTCCAAAGGATTGGAACCAGATAGCCACAAACGTCTATCAACTATTCTTGAAGAGGAAATTCCAGTCGATCTCCGTAGTGAAGTCGTCGTTGTTTCAGGACCTAGCCACGCTGAGGAAACGATTGTGCGGGATATTACCTTGATCACTGCAGCGTCTAAAGACCTTGAAACGGCCCAGTACGTCCAAAATCTCTTTAGCAATCACTACTTCCGCCTCTATACCAATACGGATGTTATCGGGGTTGAAACCGCTGGTGCTCTCAAAAACATCATCGCAGTTGGCGCTGGGGCACTACATGGACTAGGATTTGGCGACAATGCCAAGGCGGCTATCATTGCCCGTGGCTTGGCTGAAATCACCCGTCTAGGGGTCGCTCTGGGAGCTAATCCTCTGACTTATAGCGGTCTTTCTGGAGTTGGAGATTTGATTGTAACGGGGACATCTGTCCACTCTCGTAACTGGAGGGCCGGTGATGCTCTCGGTCGTGGAGAATCCCTCGCAGACATCGAAGCAAACATGGGTATGGTCATCGAAGGCATCTCAACAACTCGAGCAGCTTACGAACTGGCTCAGGAATTGGGTGTCTACATGCCAATCACACAGGCTATTTACCGAGTCATCTACGAAGGTGTCAATATCAAAGAAGCAATCACTGACATCATGAGCAATGAATTTAAAGCAGAAAACGAATGGTCGTAG
- a CDS encoding ABC transporter ATP-binding protein: MLIKKIKTYKWQALASLVMTGLMVASSLLQPRYLQEVLEALLAGQNEAIYSIGAWLIGVALVGLVAGGVNVTLAAYIAQGVSSDLREDAFRKIQTFSYANIEQFNAGNLVVRMTNDINQIQNVVMMAFQILFRLPLLFIGSFILAVHTLPSLWWVIVFMVLLIFALTAIMMGMMGPRFAKFQTLLERINAIAKENLRGVRVVKSFVQEKAQFDKFTEVSDELLGQNLYIGYAFSVIEPVMMLVGYGAVFLSIWLVAGMAQSDPSVVGSIASFINYLSQIIFTIIMVGFLGNSVSRAMISLRRIREILDTEPAMTFKDLPDEELEGSLSFENVTFTYPNDDEPMLKNVTFDVAPGQMVGVVGATGAGKSTLAQLIPRLFDPQEGSIKIGGKDIRDVSEGTLRKTVSIVLQRAILFSGTIADNLRQGKGNASVSEMERAARIAQASEFIGRMENKFESQVEERGSNFSGGQKQRMSIARGIVSNPRILIFDDSTSALDAKSERLVQEALNKDLKGTTTIIIAQKISSVVHADKILVLDQGRLIGEGRHADLVASNAVYREIYETQKGKEE, translated from the coding sequence ATGCTGATTAAAAAAATAAAAACCTATAAATGGCAGGCCTTGGCATCCCTAGTGATGACAGGCTTGATGGTTGCGAGCTCGCTCTTGCAACCGCGCTATTTGCAAGAGGTGTTAGAGGCTTTGTTGGCCGGACAAAATGAGGCTATTTATAGTATTGGTGCATGGCTGATAGGAGTTGCCCTAGTAGGTCTCGTTGCAGGTGGGGTCAATGTAACACTTGCAGCCTACATTGCTCAAGGAGTGTCTTCGGACCTTCGTGAAGACGCTTTTCGCAAGATCCAGACTTTTTCTTATGCCAATATCGAGCAATTCAATGCGGGTAACCTTGTTGTCCGTATGACCAATGATATCAACCAAATTCAGAACGTGGTGATGATGGCTTTTCAAATCCTCTTCCGTCTCCCTCTTCTTTTTATCGGTTCCTTTATCTTGGCGGTTCACACTCTTCCGTCACTTTGGTGGGTGATTGTCTTCATGGTGCTCCTAATCTTTGCACTAACAGCCATCATGATGGGGATGATGGGGCCACGATTTGCTAAGTTTCAAACCCTTCTTGAACGGATTAATGCTATCGCCAAGGAAAATCTACGTGGTGTGCGCGTGGTCAAATCCTTTGTACAGGAAAAAGCACAATTTGACAAATTTACCGAGGTTTCTGATGAACTTCTCGGCCAAAATCTTTATATCGGTTATGCCTTCTCAGTTATAGAACCCGTTATGATGCTAGTCGGCTATGGAGCGGTCTTCCTCTCTATCTGGTTGGTGGCTGGAATGGCTCAGTCAGATCCGTCTGTAGTGGGCTCGATTGCTTCCTTTATCAACTATCTCAGCCAGATTATCTTTACCATCATCATGGTTGGATTTTTAGGAAATTCTGTCAGTCGTGCCATGATTTCCTTGCGTCGTATCCGCGAAATTCTAGATACCGAGCCAGCGATGACCTTTAAAGATCTCCCAGACGAAGAGTTAGAAGGAAGTCTCTCTTTTGAAAATGTGACCTTCACCTATCCTAATGACGATGAGCCTATGCTGAAGAATGTAACCTTTGATGTTGCGCCTGGTCAGATGGTGGGTGTGGTTGGAGCGACTGGAGCAGGGAAGTCTACCTTGGCTCAGTTAATTCCACGACTGTTTGATCCACAGGAGGGCTCTATCAAGATTGGTGGAAAGGATATTCGAGACGTCAGCGAGGGAACCTTGCGTAAAACAGTTTCCATCGTCTTGCAACGTGCTATTCTCTTTAGCGGGACCATTGCAGATAATCTTCGTCAAGGAAAAGGCAACGCCAGCGTGTCAGAAATGGAACGTGCAGCACGGATTGCCCAAGCCAGTGAATTTATCGGACGCATGGAAAACAAATTTGAGAGTCAGGTTGAAGAACGTGGCAGCAACTTTTCTGGTGGACAAAAGCAACGGATGTCCATTGCCCGTGGGATTGTCAGCAATCCCCGTATCTTGATTTTTGACGATTCAACTTCAGCCCTAGATGCTAAGTCAGAAAGACTCGTACAGGAAGCTTTGAACAAAGATCTGAAAGGGACAACAACCATTATCATCGCTCAAAAGATCAGTTCAGTCGTCCATGCAGACAAGATTTTGGTCTTGGATCAAGGACGCTTGATTGGAGAAGGAAGGCATGCAGACTTGGTAGCTAGCAATGCTGTCTACCGCGAAATCTACGAAACACAAAAGGGAAAGGAGGAATAA